From Pseudomonas alcaligenes, a single genomic window includes:
- a CDS encoding aspartate aminotransferase family protein — translation MTNQVNNPKTREWQAMSRDHHLAPFSDYQQLHEKGPRIVTKADGVYLWDSEGNKILDGMAGLWCVAVGYGREELVEAASKQMRELPFYNTFFQTAHPPVLELAKAIADVAPAGMNHVFFTGSGSEGNDTMLRMVRHYWALKGKPNKKVIISRHNGYHGSTVAGASLGGMKYMHEQGDLPIPGIVHIPQPYWFGEGGDMTPEAFGVWAADQLEKKILEVGEENVAAFLAEPIQGAGGVIIPPDSYWPRIREILAKYDILFVADEVICGFGRTGEWFGSDYFGNKPDLMTIAKGLTSGYVPMGGLIVSDKVFKVINEGGDFNHGFTYSGHPVAAAVGLENLRILKDEKVIEQVKAETAPYLQKRLRELADHPLVGEVRGVGMLGAIELAKNKQTRERFPSELGVGMICRGHCFDNGLIMRAVGDTMIIAPPLVISKTEIDELVEKARKCLDLTARAVLV, via the coding sequence ATGACTAACCAAGTAAACAACCCGAAAACCCGCGAATGGCAGGCCATGAGCCGCGACCACCATCTCGCGCCGTTCAGCGACTACCAGCAGCTGCACGAGAAGGGGCCGCGTATCGTCACCAAGGCGGACGGTGTTTACCTGTGGGACAGCGAAGGCAACAAGATTCTCGACGGCATGGCCGGCCTGTGGTGCGTAGCGGTTGGCTACGGTCGCGAGGAACTGGTCGAGGCGGCGAGCAAGCAGATGCGTGAGCTGCCGTTCTACAACACCTTCTTCCAGACCGCGCACCCGCCGGTACTGGAACTGGCCAAGGCCATCGCCGATGTGGCGCCGGCTGGCATGAATCACGTGTTCTTCACCGGCTCCGGTTCGGAAGGCAACGACACCATGCTGCGCATGGTTCGCCATTACTGGGCGCTGAAGGGCAAACCGAACAAGAAGGTCATCATCAGCCGGCACAACGGCTACCACGGTTCCACCGTGGCCGGTGCCAGCCTGGGTGGCATGAAGTACATGCACGAGCAGGGCGATCTGCCGATCCCCGGCATCGTGCACATTCCGCAGCCGTACTGGTTCGGCGAAGGCGGTGACATGACTCCGGAGGCCTTCGGCGTGTGGGCCGCAGATCAGCTGGAGAAGAAGATCCTCGAAGTCGGCGAAGAGAATGTCGCGGCCTTCCTCGCCGAGCCGATCCAGGGCGCCGGCGGCGTGATCATTCCGCCGGACAGCTACTGGCCGCGCATCCGCGAGATCCTCGCCAAGTACGACATCCTGTTCGTGGCTGACGAAGTGATCTGCGGTTTCGGCCGTACCGGCGAGTGGTTCGGCAGCGACTACTTCGGCAACAAGCCGGATCTGATGACCATCGCCAAGGGCCTGACCTCCGGCTACGTGCCGATGGGCGGCCTGATCGTCAGCGACAAGGTGTTCAAGGTCATCAATGAAGGTGGCGACTTCAACCACGGCTTCACCTATTCCGGTCACCCGGTGGCGGCGGCGGTGGGCCTGGAAAACCTGCGCATCCTCAAGGATGAGAAGGTCATCGAACAGGTCAAGGCAGAAACGGCACCGTATTTGCAGAAACGTCTGCGTGAGCTGGCGGATCATCCGCTGGTGGGCGAAGTCCGCGGTGTGGGCATGCTCGGCGCCATCGAACTGGCGAAGAACAAGCAGACCCGCGAGCGTTTCCCGAGCGAGCTGGGCGTGGGCATGATCTGCCGCGGCCACTGCTTCGACAACGGTCTGATCATGCGCGCCGTGGGCGACACCATGATCATTGCTCCGCCCCTGGTGATCAGCAAAACCGAGATCGACGAACTGGTAGAAAAGGCACGCAAGTGCCTCGATCTGACCGCCCGCGCGGTGCTGGTTTAA
- a CDS encoding ABC transporter permease subunit: protein MKISKLQRYLPRGRHAVIGIPFFWLFLFFLLPFFIVLKISFAEADVAIPPYTEIYSWAENQLQIVLNLGNYIFLSEDELYLAAYLGSLKMAFISTLMCLLIGYPMAYAIARASKEAQTTLLLLIMMPTWTAILIRVYAWMGILSNNGLLNAFLLWLGVINEPLQILNTNFAVYIGIVYSYLPFMVMPLYANLVKHDPSLLEAASDLGSSTFNSFWKITVPLSKNGIIAGCMLVFIPAVGEFVIPELLGGPETLMIGKVLWQEFFNNRDWPVASALAVVMLAILMGPIIWFNRNQAKELEGKV from the coding sequence ATGAAAATCTCCAAACTCCAGCGCTATTTGCCGCGAGGGAGGCATGCTGTTATCGGCATTCCCTTCTTCTGGCTGTTCCTGTTCTTCCTGCTGCCGTTCTTCATCGTCCTGAAGATCAGCTTCGCCGAAGCCGACGTGGCCATTCCGCCCTACACGGAAATCTACAGCTGGGCGGAGAATCAGCTGCAGATCGTCCTCAACCTGGGCAACTACATCTTCCTCTCCGAGGATGAGCTGTACCTGGCGGCCTACCTGGGCTCGCTGAAGATGGCCTTCATCAGCACCCTGATGTGCCTGCTGATCGGCTATCCGATGGCCTACGCCATTGCCCGCGCCAGCAAGGAAGCGCAGACCACCCTGCTGCTGCTGATCATGATGCCGACCTGGACGGCGATCCTGATCCGCGTCTATGCCTGGATGGGCATTCTCAGCAACAACGGTCTGCTCAACGCCTTCCTGCTGTGGCTGGGGGTGATCAACGAGCCGCTGCAGATCCTCAACACCAACTTCGCGGTGTACATCGGCATCGTCTACTCCTACCTGCCGTTCATGGTCATGCCGCTCTACGCCAACCTGGTGAAGCACGACCCGAGCCTGCTGGAGGCCGCCTCCGACCTGGGTTCGAGCACCTTCAACAGTTTCTGGAAGATCACCGTGCCGCTGTCGAAGAACGGCATCATCGCCGGCTGCATGCTGGTGTTCATCCCGGCCGTGGGTGAGTTCGTGATCCCCGAACTGCTCGGCGGTCCGGAGACCCTGATGATCGGCAAGGTGCTGTGGCAGGAATTCTTCAACAACCGTGACTGGCCGGTGGCGTCCGCCCTGGCAGTGGTGATGCTGGCGATCCTCATGGGCCCGATCATCTGGTTCAACCGCAACCAAGCCAAAGAGCTGGAGGGCAAGGTATGA
- a CDS encoding glutamine synthetase family protein, producing the protein MSVPPRAVQLNEANAFLKEHPEVQFVDLLIADMNGVVRGKRIERNSLHKVYEKGINLPASLFALDINGSTVESTGLGLDIGDADRICFPIPNTLCNEPWQKRPTAQLLMTMHELDGKPFFADPREVLRQIVAKFDEMNLRICAAFELEFYLIDQENVNGRPQPPRSPMSGKRPQSTQVYLIDDLDEYVDCLQDMLEAAKEQGIPADAIVKESAPAQFEVNLHHTEDAIKACDYALLLKRLIKNIAYDHEMDTTFMAKPYPGQAGNGLHVHISLLDKTTGKNIFTSDDPQENAALRHAIGGVLETMPASMAFLCPNVNSYRRFGAQFYVPNAPSWGLDNRTVAVRVPTGSADAVRIEHRVAGADANPYLMMSAILAGIHHGLTNQVEPGEPIEGNSYEQLEQSLPNNLRDALRELDDSEVLNKYISPDYIDIFVACKEAELEEFETTISDLEYNWYLHTV; encoded by the coding sequence ATGTCGGTACCCCCGCGTGCCGTTCAGCTCAACGAAGCGAACGCGTTCCTTAAGGAACATCCTGAGGTCCAGTTCGTTGACCTTCTAATTGCAGACATGAATGGGGTAGTGCGCGGCAAGCGCATCGAACGAAACAGCCTCCACAAAGTGTACGAGAAAGGCATCAACCTGCCGGCCTCGCTGTTTGCCCTCGACATCAACGGTTCCACCGTGGAAAGCACCGGCCTCGGCTTGGACATCGGCGACGCCGATCGCATCTGCTTCCCGATCCCCAACACCCTGTGTAACGAACCCTGGCAGAAGCGCCCCACCGCGCAGCTGCTGATGACCATGCACGAACTCGATGGCAAGCCGTTCTTCGCCGACCCGCGCGAAGTGCTGCGCCAGATCGTGGCCAAGTTCGACGAGATGAACCTGCGCATCTGCGCCGCCTTCGAACTGGAGTTCTACCTGATCGACCAGGAGAACGTGAACGGCCGCCCGCAGCCGCCGCGCTCGCCGATGTCGGGCAAGCGCCCGCAATCGACCCAGGTGTACCTGATCGACGACCTCGACGAATACGTCGACTGCCTGCAGGACATGCTGGAAGCCGCCAAAGAGCAAGGCATCCCGGCCGACGCCATCGTCAAGGAAAGCGCCCCGGCGCAGTTCGAAGTCAACCTGCACCACACCGAAGACGCGATCAAGGCCTGCGACTACGCCCTGCTGCTCAAGCGCCTGATCAAGAACATTGCCTACGACCATGAGATGGACACCACCTTCATGGCCAAGCCCTACCCGGGCCAGGCGGGCAACGGTCTGCACGTGCACATCTCGCTGCTCGACAAGACCACCGGCAAGAACATCTTCACCAGCGATGACCCCCAGGAGAACGCCGCACTGCGTCACGCGATCGGCGGTGTCCTGGAGACCATGCCGGCGTCGATGGCCTTCCTCTGCCCCAACGTCAACTCCTACCGCCGCTTCGGCGCACAGTTCTACGTGCCCAACGCACCGAGCTGGGGTCTGGACAACCGTACCGTGGCCGTTCGCGTGCCGACCGGCAGCGCCGATGCGGTACGCATCGAGCACCGCGTGGCCGGTGCCGATGCCAACCCGTACCTGATGATGTCGGCGATCCTCGCCGGTATTCACCATGGCCTGACCAATCAGGTCGAGCCGGGTGAGCCGATCGAAGGCAACTCCTACGAACAGCTGGAACAAAGCCTGCCGAACAACCTGCGCGATGCCCTGCGCGAGCTGGACGACAGCGAAGTGCTGAACAAGTACATCAGCCCGGATTACATCGACATCTTCGTCGCCTGTAAGGAAGCCGAGCTGGAAGAGTTCGAGACCACCATCTCCGACCTCGAATACAACTGGTATCTGCATACCGTATAA
- a CDS encoding ABC transporter permease subunit, whose translation MKRFSFSTLMLWLGLTFIYAPMVILVIYSFNASKLVTVWGGWSVKWYVGLVDNTQLMGSVVRSLEIACYTAVAAVALGTLAAFVLTRIPRFKGRTLFGGLVTAPLVMPEVITGLSLLLLFVAMAQLIGWPQERGIVTIWIAHTTFCAAYVAVVVSARLRELDLSIEEAAMDLGAKPWKVFFLITIPMIAPSLAAGGMMSFALSLDDLVLASFVSGPGSTTLPMEVFSAVRLGVKPEINAVASLILLTVSLFTFVAWYTTRRAEERRKRAIQQAMESMAEEAASSNWKPA comes from the coding sequence ATGAAGCGCTTCAGTTTTTCCACCCTGATGCTCTGGCTCGGGCTGACCTTCATCTACGCGCCGATGGTCATCCTGGTCATCTACTCGTTCAACGCCTCCAAGCTGGTAACGGTATGGGGCGGCTGGTCGGTGAAGTGGTACGTCGGCCTGGTCGACAACACCCAGCTGATGGGCTCGGTGGTGCGCTCCCTGGAAATCGCCTGCTACACGGCGGTGGCCGCAGTGGCGCTGGGTACCCTGGCAGCCTTCGTGCTGACCCGTATCCCGCGCTTCAAGGGCCGTACCCTGTTCGGTGGCCTGGTCACCGCGCCGCTGGTAATGCCGGAAGTGATCACCGGTCTGTCCCTGCTGCTGCTGTTCGTGGCCATGGCCCAGCTGATCGGCTGGCCGCAGGAGCGTGGCATCGTCACCATCTGGATCGCCCACACCACCTTCTGTGCGGCCTACGTGGCGGTGGTGGTGTCGGCGCGCCTGCGCGAGCTGGATCTGTCCATCGAGGAGGCGGCCATGGATCTGGGCGCCAAGCCGTGGAAGGTGTTCTTCCTGATCACCATCCCGATGATCGCGCCGTCGCTGGCAGCGGGCGGCATGATGTCCTTCGCCCTGTCGCTGGACGACCTGGTGCTGGCCAGCTTCGTGTCCGGCCCCGGCTCGACCACCCTGCCGATGGAAGTGTTCTCCGCCGTACGCCTGGGCGTTAAGCCGGAGATCAACGCCGTGGCCAGCCTGATCCTGCTGACCGTGTCGCTGTTCACCTTCGTCGCCTGGTACACCACCCGCCGTGCCGAGGAGCGCCGCAAGCGCGCCATCCAGCAGGCCATGGAGTCGATGGCCGAAGAGGCCGCCAGCTCCAACTGGAAGCCGGCGTAA
- a CDS encoding gamma-glutamyl-gamma-aminobutyrate hydrolase family protein, with the protein MSRLPLIGVTACTKQIGLHSWHIAGDKYVRAVAVGAGGLPLVIPALGEVIDQGTLLASLDGLLFTGSPSNVEPQHYSGPASEPGTAHDPARDQTTLPLIRQAVAAGIPVLGICRGFQEMNVAFGGTLHQKVQDIAGMLDHREPADEPVEVQYAPRHAVRVQAGGVLAGLGLPDEIQVNSIHGQGVQRLAPGLRVEALAPDGLVEAFSVEGAPSFALGVQFHPEWQVRSNPNYLAIFQAFGEACRERAGQR; encoded by the coding sequence ATGTCGCGCCTGCCGTTGATCGGCGTCACCGCCTGCACCAAGCAGATCGGTCTTCATTCCTGGCACATCGCGGGCGACAAGTATGTTCGCGCCGTGGCTGTCGGGGCCGGCGGCCTGCCGCTGGTGATTCCGGCGCTGGGCGAAGTGATCGACCAGGGCACCCTGCTGGCCAGTCTCGATGGCCTGCTGTTCACCGGTTCGCCGTCCAATGTCGAACCTCAGCATTATAGTGGCCCTGCCAGCGAGCCTGGCACCGCCCACGATCCTGCACGGGATCAGACCACTCTACCCCTGATTCGCCAGGCAGTCGCCGCCGGTATACCGGTGCTCGGTATCTGCCGTGGTTTCCAGGAAATGAACGTAGCCTTCGGCGGCACCCTGCACCAGAAAGTGCAGGACATCGCCGGCATGCTCGATCATCGCGAACCGGCCGATGAGCCGGTCGAAGTGCAATATGCCCCCCGCCACGCCGTGCGCGTGCAGGCGGGTGGGGTGCTCGCCGGCCTCGGCTTGCCGGACGAGATTCAGGTCAATTCCATTCATGGCCAGGGCGTTCAGCGTCTGGCGCCGGGCCTTCGCGTAGAAGCACTGGCGCCTGACGGGTTGGTTGAAGCCTTCTCTGTCGAAGGTGCGCCTAGCTTCGCCCTTGGGGTGCAATTCCACCCCGAGTGGCAGGTGCGCTCCAACCCGAATTATCTCGCCATCTTCCAGGCCTTTGGTGAGGCTTGCAGGGAGAGGGCGGGACAACGCTGA
- a CDS encoding polyamine ABC transporter substrate-binding protein has protein sequence MRIPFRKTLITAAATLGLACAAQAEQVVHIYNWTDYIGETTLADFQKATGIEPGYDVFDSNETLEGKLLAGRSGYDIVVPSNHFLGKQIKAGAFQKLDRSLLPNWQNLDPALLKQLEANDPGNQYSVPYLWGTNGIGYNVEKVKAALGVDSIDSWAVLFEPENLKKLSACGVAFMDSPDEMFPAVLKYMGLDPRSTNPDDYTKAEAKLQAVRPYVTYFHSSKYIGDLANGDICVAFGYSGDVFQAAARAEEAGKGINIAYSIPKEGANLWFDMLAIPADAKNVKEAHAFINYLLDPAVIAKVSDYVGYANPNPKAGELMDQEVRNNPSVYPSQAVLDKLYVSTELPPKIMRQMTRSWSKIKSGK, from the coding sequence GTGCGAATTCCCTTCCGCAAAACCCTGATAACCGCAGCCGCGACGCTGGGTCTGGCCTGTGCCGCCCAGGCCGAGCAGGTGGTGCATATCTACAACTGGACCGACTACATCGGTGAAACCACCCTGGCCGACTTCCAGAAGGCCACCGGCATCGAGCCGGGCTACGACGTCTTCGACTCCAACGAGACTCTGGAAGGCAAGCTGCTGGCGGGCCGTTCCGGCTACGACATCGTGGTGCCGTCCAACCATTTCCTCGGCAAGCAGATCAAGGCGGGCGCCTTCCAGAAGCTCGACCGTTCCCTGCTGCCCAACTGGCAGAACCTCGACCCGGCGCTGCTCAAGCAGCTCGAGGCCAACGACCCGGGCAACCAGTATTCCGTCCCTTACCTGTGGGGCACCAACGGCATCGGCTACAACGTCGAGAAGGTCAAGGCCGCGCTCGGCGTCGACAGCATCGACTCCTGGGCCGTGCTGTTCGAGCCGGAGAACCTGAAGAAGCTGAGCGCCTGCGGCGTCGCCTTCATGGACTCGCCGGACGAGATGTTCCCGGCCGTGCTCAAGTACATGGGCCTCGACCCGCGCAGCACCAACCCGGACGACTACACCAAGGCCGAAGCCAAACTGCAGGCCGTGCGTCCCTACGTGACCTACTTCCACTCCTCGAAGTACATCGGCGACCTGGCCAACGGCGACATCTGCGTGGCCTTCGGTTACTCCGGTGACGTGTTCCAGGCCGCGGCACGCGCCGAAGAGGCCGGCAAGGGCATCAACATCGCCTACAGCATTCCCAAGGAAGGCGCCAACCTGTGGTTCGACATGCTGGCCATCCCGGCCGACGCGAAGAACGTCAAGGAAGCCCACGCCTTCATCAACTACCTGCTCGACCCGGCGGTGATCGCCAAGGTCAGCGACTACGTCGGCTACGCCAACCCCAACCCCAAGGCTGGCGAACTGATGGATCAGGAAGTGCGCAACAACCCCTCGGTCTACCCATCGCAGGCGGTATTGGACAAACTCTACGTCTCCACCGAGTTGCCGCCGAAGATCATGCGTCAGATGACTCGCTCCTGGAGCAAGATCAAGTCGGGCAAGTAA
- a CDS encoding polyamine ABC transporter substrate-binding protein, producing the protein MIKTFGKTLLAMTLAGAVAGMAQADDKVLHVYNWSDYIAPDTVEKFTKETGIKVVYDVFDSNETLEAKLLAGKSGYDIVVPSNNFLAKQIKAGVYQPLDKSKLPNWKNLDTNLMKTLEVSDPGNQYAFPYMWGSIGIGYNPDKVKAVLGDNAPVNSWDLLFKPENIEKLKACGVSFLDSPTEILPIALHYLGYSPVSQNPKELKEAEALFLKIRPYITYFHSSKYIGDLANGNICVAVGYSGDVYQAKSRAEEAKGGVTVAYNIPKEGAGTFFDMIAMPKDAENTEAAYAFMNFLMKPEVMAEITNFVQFPNGNAAATSLVDEAIRNDPGVYPTEETMKKLYAFPDLPAKVQRVMTRTWTTIKSGK; encoded by the coding sequence ATGATCAAGACCTTCGGTAAAACACTGCTGGCCATGACCCTGGCCGGCGCAGTGGCCGGCATGGCGCAGGCCGACGACAAAGTGCTGCACGTCTACAACTGGTCGGACTACATCGCGCCGGATACCGTCGAGAAGTTCACCAAGGAAACCGGGATCAAGGTCGTCTACGACGTCTTCGACTCCAACGAAACCCTGGAAGCCAAGCTCCTGGCCGGCAAGTCCGGTTACGACATCGTGGTGCCGTCCAACAACTTCCTGGCCAAGCAGATCAAGGCCGGCGTTTATCAGCCGCTGGACAAGTCCAAGCTGCCGAACTGGAAGAACCTCGACACCAACCTGATGAAGACCCTGGAAGTCAGCGACCCGGGCAACCAGTACGCCTTCCCCTACATGTGGGGCTCGATCGGCATTGGCTACAACCCGGATAAGGTCAAGGCCGTGCTGGGCGACAACGCTCCGGTCAACTCCTGGGATCTGCTGTTCAAGCCGGAAAACATCGAGAAGCTGAAGGCCTGCGGTGTGTCGTTCCTCGACTCGCCGACCGAGATCCTGCCGATCGCCCTGCACTACCTGGGCTACAGCCCGGTCAGTCAGAATCCGAAGGAACTCAAGGAAGCCGAGGCGCTGTTCCTCAAGATCCGTCCGTACATCACCTACTTCCACAGCTCCAAGTACATCGGCGACCTGGCCAACGGCAACATCTGCGTGGCCGTCGGCTACTCGGGTGACGTGTACCAGGCCAAGTCCCGTGCCGAAGAGGCCAAGGGCGGTGTGACCGTTGCCTACAACATACCCAAGGAAGGCGCCGGTACCTTCTTCGACATGATCGCCATGCCGAAGGATGCCGAGAACACCGAAGCGGCCTATGCCTTCATGAACTTCCTGATGAAGCCGGAAGTGATGGCCGAAATCACCAACTTCGTGCAGTTCCCCAACGGCAACGCGGCGGCTACCTCGCTGGTTGACGAGGCGATCCGCAACGACCCGGGTGTCTACCCGACCGAAGAAACCATGAAGAAGCTCTACGCCTTCCCGGATCTGCCGGCGAAAGTGCAGCGCGTCATGACCCGAACCTGGACCACCATCAAGTCCGGCAAGTAA
- the potA gene encoding polyamine ABC transporter ATP-binding protein translates to MAVASSAYKKALEGNQQPKEVLVKIDRVTKKFDETIAVDDVSLTINKGEIFALLGGSGSGKSTLLRMLAGFERPTEGRILLDGVDITDMPPYERPINMMFQSYALFPHMTVAQNIAFGLKQDGLPKAEIDERVAEMLKLVHMTQYARRKPHQLSGGQRQRVALARSLAKRPKLLLLDEPMGALDKKLRSQMQLELVEIIERVGVTCVMVTHDQEEAMTMAQRISIMHLGWIAQTGSPVDIYETPASRLVCEFIGNVNLFDGQITTDEADHAVISCPQLDKPIYIGHGVTTRAENKAVSYALRPEKLLMATALPDDHEHPNYNWCNGHVHDIAYLGGHSVYYVKLTSGQVVQCFIANAERRGKRPTWDDAVVVYWEDDSGVVLQA, encoded by the coding sequence ATGGCAGTCGCCTCCAGCGCCTACAAGAAAGCCCTAGAGGGCAACCAGCAGCCGAAAGAAGTGCTGGTGAAGATCGATCGCGTCACCAAGAAGTTCGATGAAACCATCGCCGTGGACGACGTTTCGCTGACCATCAACAAGGGCGAGATCTTCGCCCTGCTCGGTGGCTCCGGCTCGGGCAAGTCGACCCTGCTGCGCATGCTCGCCGGCTTCGAGCGACCGACCGAAGGGCGCATTCTGCTCGATGGCGTGGACATCACCGACATGCCGCCCTACGAGCGGCCGATCAACATGATGTTCCAGTCCTACGCGCTGTTCCCGCACATGACCGTGGCGCAGAACATCGCCTTCGGTCTCAAGCAGGACGGCCTGCCCAAGGCCGAGATCGACGAGCGCGTGGCCGAGATGCTCAAGCTGGTGCACATGACCCAGTACGCGCGCCGCAAGCCGCACCAGCTGTCCGGTGGCCAGCGTCAGCGCGTGGCCCTGGCCCGCTCGCTGGCCAAGCGTCCCAAGCTGCTGCTGCTCGACGAGCCGATGGGCGCACTGGACAAGAAACTGCGTTCGCAGATGCAGCTGGAACTGGTGGAGATCATCGAGCGCGTAGGCGTGACCTGCGTGATGGTGACCCACGACCAGGAAGAGGCCATGACCATGGCCCAGCGCATCTCCATCATGCACCTCGGCTGGATCGCCCAGACCGGCAGCCCGGTGGACATCTACGAGACTCCGGCCAGCCGCCTGGTCTGCGAGTTCATCGGCAACGTCAACCTGTTCGACGGCCAGATCACCACTGACGAGGCCGACCACGCAGTGATCAGCTGCCCGCAGCTGGACAAGCCGATCTACATCGGCCACGGCGTTACCACCCGTGCCGAGAACAAGGCGGTCAGCTACGCCCTGCGTCCGGAAAAACTGCTGATGGCCACCGCTCTGCCGGATGACCACGAGCACCCGAACTACAACTGGTGCAACGGCCACGTGCACGACATCGCCTACCTCGGTGGTCACTCGGTGTACTACGTCAAGCTGACCTCCGGTCAGGTGGTGCAGTGCTTCATCGCCAACGCCGAGCGCCGCGGCAAGCGTCCGACCTGGGACGACGCGGTAGTGGTGTACTGGGAAGACGACAGCGGCGTGGTACTGCAAGCATGA
- a CDS encoding glutamine synthetase family protein: MTSKLDQLTSWLKERKITEVECLISDLTGIARGKISPTNKFLDEKGMRLPESVLLQTVTGDYVEDDIYYELLDEADIDMFCRPDENAVFLVPWAIEPTAMVIHDTFDKQGNPIELSPRNILKNILKLYADKGWKPIVAPEMEFYLTKRNSDPDFPLVAPMGRSGRPEVGRQSFSIDAANEFDPLFEDVYDWCELQDLDLDTLIHEDGPAQMEINFRHGDALHLADQITVFKRTMREAALKHDVAATFMAKPITDQPGSAMHIHQSVVDMKTGKNLFSNADGTMSELFMNHIGGLQKYIPEVLPLFAPNVNSFRRFLPDTSAPVNVEWGEENRTVGLRVPEAGPQNRRVENRLAGADANPYLVLAASLLCGYIGMVEGLKPSAPVKGRGYERRNLRLPVTIESALERMEACKAAEQYLGEKFVRGYVAVKRAEHENFKRVISSWEREFLLLSV; this comes from the coding sequence ATGACTAGCAAGCTCGACCAGCTCACCAGCTGGCTGAAAGAACGCAAAATCACCGAAGTTGAATGCCTGATCAGCGACCTTACCGGCATTGCCCGCGGTAAGATTTCGCCGACCAACAAGTTCCTTGACGAGAAGGGCATGCGCCTCCCCGAGAGTGTGCTGCTGCAGACCGTGACCGGCGACTACGTCGAGGACGACATCTATTACGAGCTGCTCGACGAGGCGGACATCGACATGTTCTGCCGTCCGGACGAGAACGCCGTGTTCCTCGTGCCCTGGGCCATCGAGCCCACTGCGATGGTGATCCACGACACCTTCGACAAGCAGGGCAACCCGATCGAGCTGTCGCCGCGCAACATCCTCAAGAACATCCTCAAGCTCTACGCGGACAAGGGCTGGAAGCCGATCGTCGCGCCGGAGATGGAGTTCTACCTGACCAAGCGCAACAGCGACCCGGACTTCCCGTTGGTAGCGCCGATGGGCCGCTCCGGGCGCCCGGAAGTCGGTCGCCAGTCGTTCTCCATCGACGCGGCCAACGAATTCGACCCGCTGTTCGAAGACGTCTACGACTGGTGCGAGCTGCAGGATCTGGATCTCGACACGCTGATCCACGAAGACGGCCCGGCGCAGATGGAAATCAACTTCCGTCACGGCGACGCGCTGCACCTGGCCGACCAGATCACCGTGTTCAAGCGCACCATGCGCGAAGCCGCGCTCAAGCATGACGTGGCAGCCACCTTCATGGCCAAGCCGATCACCGATCAGCCGGGCAGCGCCATGCACATCCACCAGAGCGTGGTGGACATGAAGACCGGCAAGAACCTGTTCTCCAATGCCGACGGCACCATGAGCGAACTGTTCATGAACCACATCGGCGGCCTGCAGAAGTACATCCCCGAGGTGCTGCCGCTGTTCGCCCCGAACGTCAACTCGTTCCGCCGCTTCCTGCCGGATACCTCGGCACCGGTGAACGTCGAGTGGGGCGAAGAGAACCGCACCGTGGGCCTGCGGGTACCGGAAGCCGGGCCGCAGAACCGCCGCGTGGAAAACCGCCTGGCCGGCGCCGACGCCAACCCGTACCTGGTGCTGGCGGCCTCGCTGCTGTGCGGCTACATCGGCATGGTCGAGGGCCTCAAGCCCAGCGCGCCGGTCAAGGGCCGTGGCTACGAGCGGCGCAACCTGCGCCTGCCGGTGACCATCGAAAGCGCCCTGGAACGCATGGAGGCCTGCAAGGCCGCCGAGCAGTACCTGGGCGAGAAGTTCGTCCGCGGCTATGTCGCGGTCAAACGTGCCGAGCATGAAAACTTTAAGCGGGTGATCAGTTCCTGGGAACGCGAGTTCCTGCTGCTCTCCGTCTGA